Proteins found in one Carassius auratus strain Wakin chromosome 42, ASM336829v1, whole genome shotgun sequence genomic segment:
- the zdhhc22 gene encoding palmitoyltransferase ZDHHC22 isoform X1 has product MYQSQPTITSMLFMMVKLRLLNAIAPAYFYAATVVTFTLHFLLFMPTVFRSPDVALNPTMLVHIAVFLFLMGNALGNYMMTIWYPSESANETAIPVCSPDCPDRIDAHYLLNGRHFCKVCKKVILKRDHHCFFTGNCIGNRNMRYFIMFSIYTSCCCLYSLVIGVAYLTMEYSISFENPLTFLTLLPLSTGYFFLGLISGLQFFLVIMLYVWLGIGLVSAGFCCQQLLLVARGQTWCELQKGQLSEVRGTWRVNLIDVFGSRWALGLFLPVQTVETVPGNWQVYHDHKHD; this is encoded by the exons ATGTACCAATCACAGCCAACCATAACCA GCATGTTGTTCATGATGGTAAAACTCAGACTACTCAATGCGATTGCACCTGCATACTTCTACGCTGCGACCGTGGTCACATTCACCCTTCACTTCCTCCTCTTCATGCCCACTGTTTTCCGAAGTCCAGATGTGGCTCTGAATCCCACCATGCTGGTCCACATTGCCGTTTTTCTCTTCCTAATGGGGAACGCTCTGGGTAATTACATGATGACTATATGGTACCCATCTGAGAGTGCCAACGAGACAGCAATTCCAGTCTGTTCCCCCGACTGCCCGGACCGAATTGACGCCCACTACCTCCTGAATGGACGCCACTTCTGCAAAGTGTGTAAGAAAGTGATTCTAAAACGGGACCACCACTGCTTTTTCACAGGAAACTGTATTGGGAATAGGAACATGCGCTACTTTATCATGTTCAGCATCTATACGTCCTGCTGTTGTCTGTATTCGTTGGTAATTGGGGTGGCGTATCTTACCATGGAATACTCCATTTCCTTTGAGAACCCACTGACGTTCCTCACGCTCCTACCGCTCTCGACAGGTTACTTCTTCCTTG GTTTGATTTCCGGTCTCCAGTTCTTTCTGGTTATAATGCTGTACGTCTGGCTGGGTATCGGACTAGTGAGCGCCGGTTTCTGCTGTCAGCAGCTTCTACTAGTAGCTCGAGGGCAAACCTGGTGTGAGCTGCAGAAAGGGCAGTTGTCAGAGGTTCGCGGGACCTGGCGCGTCAACCTGATTGATGTTTTCGGTTCCCGGTGGGCTCTGGGCCTTTTCCTGCCAGTTCAGACTGTTGAGACCGTACCTGGGAACTGGCAGGTCTACCATGATCACAAACATGACTGA
- the zdhhc22 gene encoding palmitoyltransferase ZDHHC22 isoform X2 — protein sequence MLFMMVKLRLLNAIAPAYFYAATVVTFTLHFLLFMPTVFRSPDVALNPTMLVHIAVFLFLMGNALGNYMMTIWYPSESANETAIPVCSPDCPDRIDAHYLLNGRHFCKVCKKVILKRDHHCFFTGNCIGNRNMRYFIMFSIYTSCCCLYSLVIGVAYLTMEYSISFENPLTFLTLLPLSTGYFFLGLISGLQFFLVIMLYVWLGIGLVSAGFCCQQLLLVARGQTWCELQKGQLSEVRGTWRVNLIDVFGSRWALGLFLPVQTVETVPGNWQVYHDHKHD from the exons ATGTTGTTCATGATGGTAAAACTCAGACTACTCAATGCGATTGCACCTGCATACTTCTACGCTGCGACCGTGGTCACATTCACCCTTCACTTCCTCCTCTTCATGCCCACTGTTTTCCGAAGTCCAGATGTGGCTCTGAATCCCACCATGCTGGTCCACATTGCCGTTTTTCTCTTCCTAATGGGGAACGCTCTGGGTAATTACATGATGACTATATGGTACCCATCTGAGAGTGCCAACGAGACAGCAATTCCAGTCTGTTCCCCCGACTGCCCGGACCGAATTGACGCCCACTACCTCCTGAATGGACGCCACTTCTGCAAAGTGTGTAAGAAAGTGATTCTAAAACGGGACCACCACTGCTTTTTCACAGGAAACTGTATTGGGAATAGGAACATGCGCTACTTTATCATGTTCAGCATCTATACGTCCTGCTGTTGTCTGTATTCGTTGGTAATTGGGGTGGCGTATCTTACCATGGAATACTCCATTTCCTTTGAGAACCCACTGACGTTCCTCACGCTCCTACCGCTCTCGACAGGTTACTTCTTCCTTG GTTTGATTTCCGGTCTCCAGTTCTTTCTGGTTATAATGCTGTACGTCTGGCTGGGTATCGGACTAGTGAGCGCCGGTTTCTGCTGTCAGCAGCTTCTACTAGTAGCTCGAGGGCAAACCTGGTGTGAGCTGCAGAAAGGGCAGTTGTCAGAGGTTCGCGGGACCTGGCGCGTCAACCTGATTGATGTTTTCGGTTCCCGGTGGGCTCTGGGCCTTTTCCTGCCAGTTCAGACTGTTGAGACCGTACCTGGGAACTGGCAGGTCTACCATGATCACAAACATGACTGA